In Pseudoliparis swirei isolate HS2019 ecotype Mariana Trench chromosome 11, NWPU_hadal_v1, whole genome shotgun sequence, a genomic segment contains:
- the LOC130201195 gene encoding TLE family member 5-like, whose product MMFPQSRHSASSQSSQPLKFTTSDSCDRIKDEFQFLQAQYHSLKLECDKLASEKSEMQRHYIMYYEMSYGLNIEMHKQAEIVKRLNGICAQVLPYLSQEHQQQVMGAIERAKQVTPPEMNSIIRQQLQVQHLSQLQGLGLPVAPLPLGLTPPSLPAVSSSSGLLSLSSILANYSHGQAQAVKEDKAREAAEQAPRGEDGDKSD is encoded by the exons GCATCCTCTCAGTCCAGTCAACCTCTCAAGTTCACTACTTCCGACTCCTGTGACCGCATCAAGGATGAGTTCCAGTTCCTCCAAGCACAGTACCACAg TTTGAAGTTGGAGTGTGATAAACTGGCCTCTGAGAAGTCAGAGATGCAGCGTCACTACATTATG TACTATGAAATGTCCTATGGGCTGAACATTGAAATGCACAAACAG GCTGAAATCGTGAAGAGACTGAACGGCATCTGTGCTCAGGTGTTGCCTTACCTGTCACAAGAG CATCAGCAGCAGGTCATGGGCGCCATCGAGAGAGCCAAGCAAGTCACACCCCCTGAGATGAACTCTATTATACGG CAACAGCTGCAGGTGCAGCACCTGTCCCAGCTGCAGGGTCTGGGCCTGCCGGTGGCCCCGCTGCCTCTGGGCCTCACTCCGCCCTCCCTGCCCGCCGTGTCCTCCAGCTCCGgcctgctctccctctcctccatcctggcCAACTACTCCCACGGCCAGGCCCAGGCGGTGAAGGAGGACAAGGCCCGGGAGGCCGCGGAGCAAGCGCCCCGTGGGGAGGACGGGGACAAGTCAGACTAG
- the plpp2a gene encoding phospholipid phosphatase 2 isoform X1: MTEPGKKWILIAVDVLCVFVAALPSAILTLTFSPYQREIYCHDESISYPYRRDTISHGAMAAVTITCSIVIITTGEAYLVHTKRLHSNSQFNQYLSALYKVVGTYLFGAAVSQSLTDLAKFTIGRPRPNFLAVCGPVSCSGYVLQINCTGYHRNVTESRLSFYSGHSSFGMYCMLFLSLYVQARMQGKWTRLVRPTIQFFLVAFSFYVGYTRVSDYKHHWSDVVVGLLQGALIAVLTVRYVSDFFKERPALCARTDAAEIEHLERKPSPQPPDPQPGNHHFAYSGPV; the protein is encoded by the exons ATGACGGAGCCGGGAAAGAAGTGGATCCTGATCGCGGTGGacgtgctgtgtgtgtttgtcg CCGCTCTGCCGTCGGCCATCTTGACTCTGACGTTCAGCCCGTACCAGAGAGAAATCTACTGCCACGACGAGAGCATCAGCTACCCGTACCGCAGGGACACCATCTCACACGGGGCCATGGCCGCCGTCACCATCACCTGCTCCATCGTCATC ATCACCACGGGCGAGGCCTACCTGGTGCACACCAAGCGCCTACACTCCAACTCCCAGTTCAACCAGTACCTGTCGGCGCTCTACAAGGTGGTCGGCACCTACCTGTTCGGCGCCGCTGTCAGCCAATCGCTGACCGACCTCGCCAAGTTCACCATCGGGCGCCCCCGGCCCAACTTCCTGGCCGTGTGCGGCCCGGTGAGCTGCAGCGGCTACGTGCTGCAGATCAACTGCACCGGCTACCACCGCAACGTCACCGAGTCCAG GTTGTCGTTCTACTCCGGACACTCGTCCTTCGGGATGTACTGCATGCTCTTTTTATCG CTCTACGTGCAGGCCCGGATGCAGGGCAAGTGGACGCGCCTCGTGCGGCCCACCATCCAGTTCTTCCTGGTCGCGTTCTCCTTCTACGTGGGTTACACGCGCGTGTCCGACTACAAGCACCACTGGAGCGACGTGGTGGTGGGgctcctgcagggggcgctcatCGCCGTGCTCACC GTCCGCTACGTGTCGGACTTCTTCAAGGAGCGCCCCGCGCTCTGCGCGCGCACCGACGCGGCAGAGATCGAGCACTTGGAGCGGAAGCCGAGCCCGCAGCCGCCGGACCCGCAGCCCGGAAACCACCACTTCGCCTACTCCGGCCCCGTATGA
- the plpp2a gene encoding phospholipid phosphatase 2 isoform X3 → MHFFLSECPLLVCRPHFGKRAALPSAILTLTFSPYQREIYCHDESISYPYRRDTISHGAMAAVTITCSIVIITTGEAYLVHTKRLHSNSQFNQYLSALYKVVGTYLFGAAVSQSLTDLAKFTIGRPRPNFLAVCGPVSCSGYVLQINCTGYHRNVTESRLSFYSGHSSFGMYCMLFLSLYVQARMQGKWTRLVRPTIQFFLVAFSFYVGYTRVSDYKHHWSDVVVGLLQGALIAVLTVRYVSDFFKERPALCARTDAAEIEHLERKPSPQPPDPQPGNHHFAYSGPV, encoded by the exons aTGCACTTCTTTCTCTCCGAGTGTCCGCTCTTGGTCTGCAGGCCTCACTTTGGGAAACGAG CCGCTCTGCCGTCGGCCATCTTGACTCTGACGTTCAGCCCGTACCAGAGAGAAATCTACTGCCACGACGAGAGCATCAGCTACCCGTACCGCAGGGACACCATCTCACACGGGGCCATGGCCGCCGTCACCATCACCTGCTCCATCGTCATC ATCACCACGGGCGAGGCCTACCTGGTGCACACCAAGCGCCTACACTCCAACTCCCAGTTCAACCAGTACCTGTCGGCGCTCTACAAGGTGGTCGGCACCTACCTGTTCGGCGCCGCTGTCAGCCAATCGCTGACCGACCTCGCCAAGTTCACCATCGGGCGCCCCCGGCCCAACTTCCTGGCCGTGTGCGGCCCGGTGAGCTGCAGCGGCTACGTGCTGCAGATCAACTGCACCGGCTACCACCGCAACGTCACCGAGTCCAG GTTGTCGTTCTACTCCGGACACTCGTCCTTCGGGATGTACTGCATGCTCTTTTTATCG CTCTACGTGCAGGCCCGGATGCAGGGCAAGTGGACGCGCCTCGTGCGGCCCACCATCCAGTTCTTCCTGGTCGCGTTCTCCTTCTACGTGGGTTACACGCGCGTGTCCGACTACAAGCACCACTGGAGCGACGTGGTGGTGGGgctcctgcagggggcgctcatCGCCGTGCTCACC GTCCGCTACGTGTCGGACTTCTTCAAGGAGCGCCCCGCGCTCTGCGCGCGCACCGACGCGGCAGAGATCGAGCACTTGGAGCGGAAGCCGAGCCCGCAGCCGCCGGACCCGCAGCCCGGAAACCACCACTTCGCCTACTCCGGCCCCGTATGA
- the plpp2a gene encoding phospholipid phosphatase 2 isoform X4, with amino-acid sequence MTALPSAILTLTFSPYQREIYCHDESISYPYRRDTISHGAMAAVTITCSIVIITTGEAYLVHTKRLHSNSQFNQYLSALYKVVGTYLFGAAVSQSLTDLAKFTIGRPRPNFLAVCGPVSCSGYVLQINCTGYHRNVTESRLSFYSGHSSFGMYCMLFLSLYVQARMQGKWTRLVRPTIQFFLVAFSFYVGYTRVSDYKHHWSDVVVGLLQGALIAVLTVRYVSDFFKERPALCARTDAAEIEHLERKPSPQPPDPQPGNHHFAYSGPV; translated from the exons atga CCGCTCTGCCGTCGGCCATCTTGACTCTGACGTTCAGCCCGTACCAGAGAGAAATCTACTGCCACGACGAGAGCATCAGCTACCCGTACCGCAGGGACACCATCTCACACGGGGCCATGGCCGCCGTCACCATCACCTGCTCCATCGTCATC ATCACCACGGGCGAGGCCTACCTGGTGCACACCAAGCGCCTACACTCCAACTCCCAGTTCAACCAGTACCTGTCGGCGCTCTACAAGGTGGTCGGCACCTACCTGTTCGGCGCCGCTGTCAGCCAATCGCTGACCGACCTCGCCAAGTTCACCATCGGGCGCCCCCGGCCCAACTTCCTGGCCGTGTGCGGCCCGGTGAGCTGCAGCGGCTACGTGCTGCAGATCAACTGCACCGGCTACCACCGCAACGTCACCGAGTCCAG GTTGTCGTTCTACTCCGGACACTCGTCCTTCGGGATGTACTGCATGCTCTTTTTATCG CTCTACGTGCAGGCCCGGATGCAGGGCAAGTGGACGCGCCTCGTGCGGCCCACCATCCAGTTCTTCCTGGTCGCGTTCTCCTTCTACGTGGGTTACACGCGCGTGTCCGACTACAAGCACCACTGGAGCGACGTGGTGGTGGGgctcctgcagggggcgctcatCGCCGTGCTCACC GTCCGCTACGTGTCGGACTTCTTCAAGGAGCGCCCCGCGCTCTGCGCGCGCACCGACGCGGCAGAGATCGAGCACTTGGAGCGGAAGCCGAGCCCGCAGCCGCCGGACCCGCAGCCCGGAAACCACCACTTCGCCTACTCCGGCCCCGTATGA
- the plpp2a gene encoding phospholipid phosphatase 2 isoform X2 yields the protein MTLKTCLLTSLCVVVVVVVVVVPLLPAAALPSAILTLTFSPYQREIYCHDESISYPYRRDTISHGAMAAVTITCSIVIITTGEAYLVHTKRLHSNSQFNQYLSALYKVVGTYLFGAAVSQSLTDLAKFTIGRPRPNFLAVCGPVSCSGYVLQINCTGYHRNVTESRLSFYSGHSSFGMYCMLFLSLYVQARMQGKWTRLVRPTIQFFLVAFSFYVGYTRVSDYKHHWSDVVVGLLQGALIAVLTVRYVSDFFKERPALCARTDAAEIEHLERKPSPQPPDPQPGNHHFAYSGPV from the exons ATGACTTTAAAGACATGCCTGTTGACATCtctgtgtgtggttgttgttgttgttgttgttgttgtgcctcTACTCCCTGCAGCCGCTCTGCCGTCGGCCATCTTGACTCTGACGTTCAGCCCGTACCAGAGAGAAATCTACTGCCACGACGAGAGCATCAGCTACCCGTACCGCAGGGACACCATCTCACACGGGGCCATGGCCGCCGTCACCATCACCTGCTCCATCGTCATC ATCACCACGGGCGAGGCCTACCTGGTGCACACCAAGCGCCTACACTCCAACTCCCAGTTCAACCAGTACCTGTCGGCGCTCTACAAGGTGGTCGGCACCTACCTGTTCGGCGCCGCTGTCAGCCAATCGCTGACCGACCTCGCCAAGTTCACCATCGGGCGCCCCCGGCCCAACTTCCTGGCCGTGTGCGGCCCGGTGAGCTGCAGCGGCTACGTGCTGCAGATCAACTGCACCGGCTACCACCGCAACGTCACCGAGTCCAG GTTGTCGTTCTACTCCGGACACTCGTCCTTCGGGATGTACTGCATGCTCTTTTTATCG CTCTACGTGCAGGCCCGGATGCAGGGCAAGTGGACGCGCCTCGTGCGGCCCACCATCCAGTTCTTCCTGGTCGCGTTCTCCTTCTACGTGGGTTACACGCGCGTGTCCGACTACAAGCACCACTGGAGCGACGTGGTGGTGGGgctcctgcagggggcgctcatCGCCGTGCTCACC GTCCGCTACGTGTCGGACTTCTTCAAGGAGCGCCCCGCGCTCTGCGCGCGCACCGACGCGGCAGAGATCGAGCACTTGGAGCGGAAGCCGAGCCCGCAGCCGCCGGACCCGCAGCCCGGAAACCACCACTTCGCCTACTCCGGCCCCGTATGA
- the spmap2 gene encoding sperm microtubule associated protein 2, with translation MATRIRRLAQPKPDRLGYPDRRSVYWLDRLPPERTGSTTRTGTGLHCVLHVHTFPSLLFCDPECCCCLCSPVWEVSEPALRAVASDRLSRLARPRTPAAAWQPERPLLAALNTGTQTVVATSRICQLARPRSRRPVLETSGPQPKVVTSTRIAYKASAHIELLATPKRDHPKFEGERRSACWSVSRAARRAAAGRRLLELSCPKERTALFQGYDPYAVSPAALAADPSARVRQLCLPLSRKCSAHYDGALHWS, from the exons ATGGCAACTCGGATACGGAGACTCGCTCAACCCAAACCCGACCGGCTCGGATATCCGGACCG TCGTTCGGTGTACTGGCTGGACCGGCTCCCACCAGAGCGGACTGGATCCACCACCAGAACCGGTACCGGTCTCCACTGTGTTCTTCATGTACACACCTTCCCCTCACTGTTGTTCTGTGACCctgagtgttgttgttgttt ATGTTCCCCGGTCTGGGAGGTGAGTGAACCGGCTCTCCGTGCTGTGGCCTCTGATCGACTGAGCCGTCTGGCTCGACCTCGGACCCCCGCCGCCGCCTGGCAGCCGGAGCGCCCGCTGCTCGCCgcc TTGAACACAGGGACCCAGACGGTGGTCGCCACTTCGAGAATATGTCAGCTGGCCCGACCCAGAAGCAGAAGGCCGGTTCTGGAGACCTCGGGCCCACAACCAAAGGTCGTGACCTCGACCCGCATCGCCTACAAAGCTTCAGCTCACATCGAGCTACTTGCCA cCCCAAAGCGTGACCACCCCAAGTTCGAAGGCGAGCGCCGCTCGGCATGCTGGTCCGTCTCCAGGGCGGCGAGACGCGCCGCAGCCGGccggaggctcctggagctgtcgTGCCCCAAAGAGAGGACCGCTCTGTTCCAGGGCTACGACCCGTACGCCGTGAGCCCGGCGGCGCTCGCTGCCGACCCGTCCGCTCGGGTCCGACAGCTCTGCCTCCCGCTGTCGCGCAAATGCAGCGCGCACTACGACGG CGCCCTCCACTGGTCCTGA
- the LOC130201188 gene encoding SH2 domain-containing adapter protein F-like, producing the protein MDITATGSRQCEERGSMAKWLKDYLNFGTRRDPPQPPRPDYSESEILRAYRAQKELDFEDPYQHSDKERRNGGFSPCSAAVSLPYFPAFGSVLPNGVEVKVVSPKHRLIKVDSQEFGCGKIFLKPETIPEEPVIPSAPAASDADKDYSDPFDVRPDTRGRPNWEPKSASTDCCSYMEPFEAQRIISELQHSIMNNRSGSADGGQLYDNPYEEQPHHNHRAAAAPAAQQQQPQRVEVGFAQIEGRESRLPQDDERPADEYDQPWEWKKDNISKALAVQFEGAERERSQTRLTKTGTASATADSTTLLLVGNTPPRLGERVDPSMPLERQVWYHGSLSRSEAESLLTLCKENSYLVRNSQTCRNDYSLSLRSCKGFMHMKFTRSPEGRYVLGENSPPFSTIPEVIHYYTTHKLHIRGAEHMSLLYPVTVQTL; encoded by the exons ATGGACATAACTGCAACGGGAAGCCGTCAATGcgaagagagagg ATCCATGGCAAAGTGGTTGAAGGACTACCTCAACTTTGGCACCAGGCGTGACCCTCCACAGCCCCCGAGGCCAGATTACAGCGAAAGTGAGATTTTGAGGGCCTACCGAGCTCAGAAGGAGCTGGACTTCGAGGACCCGTATCAACACTCGGATAAGGAGCGTCGGAATGGTGGTTTCAGCCCCTGCAGTGCCGCAGTGAGCCTGCCCTATTTCCCTGCATTCGGCTCAGTGCTGCCTAATGGCGTGGAG GTGAAAGTGGTGTCGCCCAAGCACAGACTTATTAAAGTGGACTCCCAGGAGTTTGGCTGCGGTAAAATCTTCCTAAAGCCTGAGACTATTCCAGAGGAACCT GTGATTCCTTCTGCCCCAGCAGCGTCGGACGCTGACAAGGACTACTCTGATCCCTTTGATGTCCGTCCAGACACGAGGGGCAGACCAAACTGGGAGCCCAAATCTGCATCAACAGACTGCTGCAGCTACATGGAGCCATTTGAAGCCCAACGGATTATCTCAG AACTGCAGCACAGCATTATGAATAACCGGTCTGGGAGTGCAGATGGCGGCCAGTTGTACGATAACCCGTACGAGGAGCAGCCTCATCACAACCACCGAGCTGCTGCCGCTCcagcagcacaacaacaacaacctcagaGGGTTGAGGTTGGATTTGCCCAGATAGAAGGCAGAGAGAGCAGGCTGCCTCAGGATGACGAGAGGCCCGCTGACGAATACGACCAGCCCTGGGAGTGGAAGAAGGACAACATATCAAAAGCTCTAGCAG TTCAGTTTGAAGGGGCGGAACGGGAGCGCTCGCAGACCCGGCTCACCAAGACGGGCACCGCATCGGCCACAGCTGACTCCACGACGCTCCTCCTGGTTGGCAACACGCCTCCTCGCCTGGGAGAGCGAGTGGATCCATCCATGCCGCTGGAGAGACAAGT GTGGTACCACGGGTCCCTGAGCCGCTCGGAGGCCGAGAGCCTCCTGACGCTGTGCAAGGAGAACTCGTACCTGGTGAGGAACAGCCAGACCTGCAGGAACGACTACTCGCTCTCACTCAG GAGCTGTAAGGGCTTCATGCACATGAAGTTCACTCGCTCTCCAGAGGGGCGCTACGTCCTCGGGGAGAACAGCCCCCCCTTCTCCACCATCCCCGAGGTCATCCACTACTACACCACACACAAGCTGCACATCAGAGGAGCCGAGCACATGTCGCTCCTGTACCCTGTCACCGTGCAGACGCTCTGA
- the yju2 gene encoding splicing factor YJU2, translating to MSERKVLNKYYPPDFDPAKIPKLKLPKDRQYVVRLMAPFNMRCKTCGEYIYKGKKFNARKETVMNELYMGLPIFRFYIKCTRCLAEITFKTDPENTDYAMEHGATRNFQAEKMVEEQEKRVVQDREEEELNNPMKVLENRTKDSKMEMEVLENLQELKELNQRQAQVDFEGMIDRYRDLEKKEKEREKEEDERETKDMLERVLVKRLRDSDSDDSEREEESSSSQAEKPIADKPTDVLTTAKSADTPASSSTGGVKKAKLESWERSVGTLGGRGALGSLVVRKKPAATVNKPKPAAAPTSQTDSKGADSNNASKPVTTHNGSSSLSLLGAYSDSDSNDSE from the exons ATGTCCGAAAGAAAAGTATTAAAT aAATACTACCCCCCGGATTTTGATCCAGCCAAAATCCCCAAACTTAAACTCCCTAAAGATCGTCAATATGTTGTCAGATTgatggctccattcaacatgag ATGTAAAACATGCGGCGAGTACATCTACAAGGGGAAGAAGTTCAACGCCCGCAAAGAGACCGTCATGAACGAACTGTACATGGGACTTCCCATCTTTCGTTTCTACATCAAATGCACTCGATGCCTGGCTGAGATCACGTTTAAG ACCGACCCGGAGAACACTGACTATGCAATGGAGCACGGTGCAACCCGAAACTTCCAAGCAGAGAAAatggtggaggagcaggagaaaagaGTCGTGCAGGATCGGGAAGAAGAGGAACTGAACAATCCCATGAAG GTGTTGGAGAACCGCACGAAGGATTccaagatggagatggaggtgcTGGAGAACCTgcaggagctgaaggagctgaaCCAGAGGCAGGCGCAGGTGGACTTTGAGGGAATGATCGACCGGTACAGAGacctggagaagaaggagaaggagagggagaaagaggaagacgagCGGGAGACCAA agACATGTTGGAACGAGTCCTTGTGAAAAGACTCCGAGACTCTGACTCTGACGACtcggagagggaagaggagagcagcAGCTCGCAGGCAGAGAAGCCCATCGCCGACAAACCGACAGACGTCCTCACGACCGCCAAGTCCGCCGACACGCCG GCGTCCTCCTCGACTGGAGGAGTGAAGAAGGCCAAGCTGGAGAGCTGGGAGAGGAGCGTGGGGACTCTGGGCGGTCGAGGGGCTCTGGGGTCTTTGGTGGTGCGAAAGAAACCGGCGGCAACCGTCAACAAACCCaaaccagctgctgctcccacTTCACAAACAG ATTCAAAGGGGGCGGACTCCAACAATGCCTCCAAGCCCGTCACCACACACAATGGGTCATCTTCTCTCAGCCTGCTGGGGGCGTATTCAGACAGCGACAGCAATGACAGTGAATGA
- the LOC130201196 gene encoding cocaine- and amphetamine-regulated transcript protein-like, translating to MLGARALLLAATCCCAYLWLAHAEDSSMETRSLDFPLKSQQEKELIDALQEVLEKLRSKEMPLEKKLGWLPLCDTREPCAVRKGARIGTLCSCPRGTSCNFYILKCL from the exons ATGCTCGGCGCTCGTGCTCTCCTCCTCGCGGCCACCTGCTGCTGCGCGTACTTGTGGCTCGCTCACGCAGAGGACTCCTCGATGGAGACGCGCTCCTTGGATTTCCCCCTGAAGAGCCAACAGGAGAAAGAGCTG ATCGACGCGCTGCAGGAAGTTCTCGAGAAGCTGAGAAGCAAAGAGATGCCCTTAGAGAAAAAACTGGGCTGGCTGCCTTTG TGTGACACCAGGGAGCCGTGCGCCGTGCGTAAAGGTGCGCGTATTGGCACGCTGTGCAGCTGTCCCCGGGGCACTTCCTGTAACTTTTATATTCTCAAATGTTTGTGA